In Chryseobacterium gleum, a single genomic region encodes these proteins:
- a CDS encoding ectonucleotide pyrophosphatase/phosphodiesterase, with the protein MKRGIHFLLLLISFTAFAQQVNIDTAQVVIPGRQNSTEAQSKPYVIMISTDGFRYDYARKYNAENLLKLANSGVKAEAMIPSYPSITFPNHWSLITGLYPSHHGLIDNFFYDYKRKEGYAMSNKKNAEDGSWYGGTPLWGLAEKQGMVSASLMWVGSASDAGGMRPTYYYPYHEKFTPSEKVEKVVNWLKLPEDKRPHFISLYFPEVDGSGHHYGPDAKETENAVHLIDQAVGDLVQKVNGLGLKDVNFVFVSDHGMIKVDGGAPLEIPAVLFDKNRFDFYNSQTLLRVYVKNPDEVKKVYKELKAGKTGDYEVYLDKKLPRYLHFAARDDQYNRIGQILLIPKAPKIFLEKGKKTSVGKHGYNPKTVPEMKATFFAWGPEFKNNLTIGEFANINVYPLVAEILGLKIDQPIDGKLKVLKETLKEKK; encoded by the coding sequence ATGAAGCGAGGAATCCATTTTTTACTCTTGCTGATCTCTTTTACGGCATTTGCACAGCAGGTAAATATTGATACAGCCCAGGTTGTCATCCCAGGAAGACAAAACAGTACCGAAGCACAGTCAAAGCCTTATGTGATTATGATATCTACTGACGGGTTCCGTTATGACTATGCCCGGAAGTACAATGCAGAAAACCTTTTGAAGCTTGCCAATAGCGGTGTAAAGGCTGAAGCAATGATTCCAAGCTATCCAAGCATTACATTTCCCAACCACTGGAGCTTAATTACAGGACTTTATCCATCTCATCATGGTCTGATCGATAATTTTTTCTACGATTACAAGAGAAAAGAAGGATATGCGATGAGTAACAAAAAAAATGCTGAAGACGGAAGCTGGTATGGAGGAACTCCGCTTTGGGGACTTGCCGAAAAACAGGGAATGGTATCAGCCTCTTTAATGTGGGTAGGATCTGCCAGTGATGCAGGAGGAATGAGACCTACTTATTATTATCCATATCATGAGAAATTCACACCTTCTGAAAAAGTTGAAAAGGTGGTAAACTGGCTGAAATTACCGGAAGATAAAAGACCTCATTTTATTTCATTGTATTTTCCTGAAGTGGATGGGAGCGGACATCATTACGGTCCTGATGCTAAAGAAACTGAAAATGCAGTACATCTGATAGATCAGGCTGTTGGCGATCTTGTTCAGAAAGTAAACGGCCTTGGCTTAAAAGATGTCAATTTTGTTTTCGTTTCAGATCATGGGATGATCAAAGTAGACGGTGGCGCACCTCTTGAAATTCCGGCTGTTCTTTTTGATAAAAACAGATTCGATTTTTATAATTCTCAGACTTTGCTAAGAGTTTATGTTAAAAATCCGGATGAGGTAAAAAAGGTGTATAAAGAACTGAAAGCCGGTAAAACAGGTGATTACGAAGTATATCTTGATAAAAAACTTCCAAGATATCTGCATTTTGCAGCCAGAGATGATCAATACAACAGAATCGGACAGATTTTACTGATCCCGAAAGCCCCTAAGATTTTTCTGGAAAAAGGCAAGAAAACTTCGGTTGGAAAACATGGTTACAATCCTAAAACTGTTCCGGAAATGAAAGCCACATTCTTTGCATGGGGACCGGAATTTAAAAATAACCTGACTATCGGAGAGTTTGCCAATATCAATGTCTATCCTTTGGTGGCAGAAATTTTAGGACTGAAAATTGATCAGCCTATCGATGGCAAGCTTAAAGTTTTAAAGGAAACACTGAAAGAGAAAAAATAA
- a CDS encoding NAD(P)H-binding protein, with protein sequence MKIVITGSLGNVAKPLAQQLIAEGHTVTVISSNEDRKQDIESLGATPAIGSITDVNFLTETFEGADAVFVMTPPAISPDKIVENTTNAGKNYAEALKKAHVKRAVMLSSVGAESPVENGPIAGLHNIEKLYNEVENTSFTFLRAGYFYNNFFNDIPLIQNVGIIGANYPASVEIPIVHPNDIAKAAAEELVKGGNTNNIRYIVSDVRTASDFAKVLGTSVDKPELPWVEFSDEESLNGMLQAGLPEDMAKLYVEMGRGIRTGVVQKDFIDHGSPVTGSVKLEDFAKEFSSRF encoded by the coding sequence ATGAAAATCGTAATCACAGGATCATTAGGAAATGTAGCTAAACCATTAGCCCAACAATTAATTGCCGAAGGGCATACTGTTACTGTTATAAGCAGCAATGAGGACAGAAAACAGGATATTGAATCTTTGGGAGCAACCCCGGCCATAGGATCTATCACAGATGTTAACTTTTTAACTGAGACATTTGAAGGAGCTGATGCTGTTTTTGTAATGACACCTCCCGCGATCAGTCCGGATAAGATTGTGGAAAACACAACCAATGCAGGAAAAAATTATGCGGAAGCTTTGAAAAAAGCCCATGTAAAAAGAGCAGTAATGTTAAGCAGCGTAGGAGCAGAATCTCCCGTAGAAAATGGCCCTATCGCAGGTCTTCATAATATTGAGAAATTGTATAATGAAGTAGAAAATACCTCTTTTACTTTTTTAAGGGCAGGATATTTTTACAATAATTTTTTCAACGATATTCCATTAATTCAAAATGTAGGAATCATTGGGGCAAATTATCCTGCAAGTGTTGAAATACCCATTGTACATCCCAATGATATTGCCAAAGCAGCTGCTGAAGAACTGGTAAAAGGAGGAAATACCAACAATATCCGTTATATTGTGAGTGATGTAAGAACAGCCTCGGATTTTGCAAAGGTTCTGGGAACTTCAGTTGATAAACCTGAGCTTCCATGGGTAGAATTCTCTGATGAAGAGTCTTTAAACGGAATGCTTCAGGCCGGATTACCCGAAGATATGGCTAAACTGTATGTTGAAATGGGTAGAGGAATCAGAACAGGGGTTGTGCAAAAAGATTTTATTGATCACGGTTCTCCTGTGACAGGAAGTGTTAAATTGGAAGATTTTGCGAAGGAGTTTTCTTCCAGATTTTAA
- a CDS encoding helix-turn-helix domain-containing protein, giving the protein MENQEVEIYNSVSEYNKMANHETLHPLVSIIDFSKSDLICQHKRKFGFYTVFLKDVMCGDMLYGKHSYDYQEGTLVFIAPGQTYGIYNKDKFVQPAGFALIFHPDLIKGTNLGKNMKDYSFFSYDVHEALHLSEKEREVVLDCFKNIKLELEQAIDKHSKSLIVNNIELFLNYCMRFYDRQFITRDHINQGVIGKFENLVDDYLKSEDPKNIGFPMVNYFAEKLNLSANYFGDLIKKELGISAQEFIHNKLIDVAKEQILDQEKTISEISYDLGFKYPQHFTRLFKTKVGISPSEYKTLN; this is encoded by the coding sequence ATGGAAAATCAGGAGGTTGAAATCTATAATAGTGTCTCGGAATATAATAAAATGGCCAATCATGAAACCCTTCATCCGTTGGTCAGTATTATTGATTTTTCAAAATCCGATCTTATCTGTCAGCATAAAAGAAAATTCGGCTTTTATACCGTTTTTCTGAAAGATGTCATGTGCGGAGACATGCTGTATGGAAAGCATAGCTACGACTATCAGGAAGGAACACTGGTTTTCATTGCTCCAGGACAAACCTATGGAATCTATAACAAAGATAAATTTGTTCAGCCTGCAGGCTTTGCTTTGATTTTTCATCCTGATTTAATAAAAGGAACCAACTTAGGGAAGAATATGAAAGACTATTCCTTCTTCTCTTATGATGTGCATGAAGCCTTACACCTCTCAGAAAAAGAAAGGGAAGTGGTACTGGACTGCTTTAAAAATATTAAGCTGGAACTGGAACAGGCTATTGATAAACACAGTAAATCTTTAATTGTTAATAACATTGAGCTGTTCCTTAATTACTGCATGCGTTTTTACGACCGTCAGTTTATTACCAGAGATCATATCAACCAGGGAGTGATCGGGAAATTTGAAAATCTGGTTGATGATTACTTAAAATCCGAGGACCCGAAAAATATTGGTTTTCCCATGGTCAATTATTTTGCAGAAAAACTGAACCTGTCTGCCAATTATTTCGGTGACCTGATTAAAAAAGAATTAGGTATTTCCGCCCAGGAATTTATCCACAATAAGCTTATTGATGTAGCTAAAGAACAAATTCTGGATCAGGAAAAAACAATCAGTGAAATTTCCTATGATCTAGGGTTTAAATATCCGCAGCATTTTACGAGACTTTTCAAAACCAAAGTTGGTATTTCTCCGAGTGAATATAAAACCCTGAACTAG
- a CDS encoding YceI family protein has product MKKLALLSVLLLSAGYASAQKYSSKTGKVTFEASVPLFDDIFAQDDNNIVILNADNGEMASVSTVKNFHFKTKLMEEHFNESYAESAKYPKTTFKGKIVNFDKTKLTASPQKYTVQGTLNFHGVDKAVASAATLYSKDGKIYMQGSFIAKPADYKVTIPKMVTKKVAENVNIEYNYVMVKQ; this is encoded by the coding sequence ATGAAAAAATTAGCATTATTAAGCGTATTACTGCTTTCCGCGGGTTATGCTTCAGCACAGAAATACAGTTCTAAAACAGGGAAAGTGACTTTTGAAGCTTCGGTTCCTTTGTTTGATGATATTTTTGCCCAGGATGATAATAATATTGTGATCCTCAATGCAGATAATGGTGAAATGGCATCAGTCTCAACCGTTAAAAACTTTCATTTTAAAACCAAATTAATGGAAGAGCATTTCAATGAAAGCTATGCAGAATCTGCAAAATATCCGAAAACAACTTTCAAAGGAAAAATTGTCAACTTTGATAAGACAAAGCTTACAGCTAGTCCTCAGAAATATACCGTTCAGGGAACTTTAAACTTTCATGGGGTAGACAAAGCTGTTGCTTCTGCTGCCACATTATACTCAAAGGACGGGAAGATCTATATGCAGGGCAGTTTTATAGCAAAGCCTGCAGACTATAAAGTGACTATTCCTAAAATGGTTACCAAAAAAGTTGCTGAGAATGTTAACATCGAATACAACTATGTAATGGTAAAACAATGA
- a CDS encoding winged helix-turn-helix transcriptional regulator: protein MTAIKESSTIQENKKTVQDCPVMYVMERIGGFWKPIILFNLSTGEKRYSELKKAIPAVTEKMLIQHLKQLEADGLIVRTAKPVIPPHVTYKLSEAGNELAPVIDAMAAWAFQDMERNDNKYAEGNRYITNQDQNAFSRNLKK from the coding sequence ATGACAGCTATCAAAGAGAGTTCAACCATTCAGGAGAATAAAAAGACAGTACAGGATTGTCCGGTAATGTATGTTATGGAAAGAATCGGAGGATTTTGGAAACCTATTATCCTGTTTAATCTTTCCACAGGAGAAAAGAGATACAGCGAATTGAAAAAAGCAATTCCTGCCGTAACAGAGAAAATGCTGATTCAACACTTGAAGCAGCTTGAAGCAGATGGATTAATTGTCAGAACGGCAAAGCCTGTCATTCCTCCACATGTTACTTATAAATTAAGTGAAGCCGGTAATGAACTGGCTCCCGTTATTGATGCGATGGCTGCCTGGGCTTTTCAGGATATGGAAAGGAATGATAACAAATATGCTGAAGGAAACAGATATATCACCAATCAGGATCAGAATGCTTTTAGCCGGAATCTGAAAAAATAA
- a CDS encoding carboxylesterase family protein has product MTPNQQDTTVFNTRFGKITALKEEGIIRIKSIRYAHSERFKKPVAVEASLSSIIISPEKTPVCPQALSPLVEKMIGATPVESFEPDESTQYLSITRPETISENEKLPVVVWIHGGSHEIGCGDLATADPAEWVKEQHIIVVTVSYRLGLFGFLGGDEKRPANLGLLDIIEALKWIKKYIADFGGDENNMTLLGQSSGGDAIAHLMISEGVENLFQRLIIQSAPLGLRHKRQKMSAEFLKKTEVLKDETDVLKMMEEYKTFVPSVIKYGLKAAMPFGTQYGFFPLCKEEESVEMWKKNARKYDVLIGLNNDETAFYLKTSEALNKYFGKGLGLKIMDKTVEKTTEFIYGAPARQFAENLADAGGNVYLFRIHSKLKDNHIGAPHCIDLPLIFGNEAAWKSSELLKNIPWSRIHENGKKLRALWAEFARTGKIADTSERPEILELRKI; this is encoded by the coding sequence ATGACACCAAATCAGCAAGACACTACTGTTTTTAATACCAGGTTCGGGAAAATTACAGCACTAAAAGAAGAAGGAATTATCAGGATTAAAAGTATCCGGTATGCCCACTCTGAAAGATTTAAAAAACCGGTTGCTGTAGAAGCTTCTTTATCTTCAATCATCATTTCTCCGGAAAAAACTCCGGTTTGCCCGCAGGCTTTAAGTCCACTTGTTGAAAAAATGATTGGAGCGACTCCTGTTGAAAGTTTTGAACCCGATGAATCTACCCAATACCTTTCCATAACCCGGCCTGAGACAATTTCTGAAAATGAAAAACTTCCTGTCGTGGTTTGGATCCATGGAGGTTCCCATGAAATAGGCTGTGGCGATCTTGCTACTGCTGATCCTGCTGAATGGGTGAAAGAACAGCATATTATTGTTGTTACGGTTTCATATCGTCTGGGACTTTTCGGTTTCCTGGGAGGAGATGAAAAAAGACCTGCCAATCTAGGGCTGTTAGATATCATTGAAGCTTTGAAGTGGATTAAAAAATATATTGCAGATTTCGGAGGAGATGAAAATAATATGACTCTTTTAGGGCAATCTTCCGGAGGTGATGCCATCGCCCATTTGATGATTTCGGAAGGCGTTGAAAACCTGTTTCAACGTTTGATTATCCAGAGCGCTCCTCTGGGCTTACGTCATAAAAGACAGAAAATGTCTGCAGAATTTCTGAAAAAAACTGAAGTATTGAAAGATGAAACCGATGTTTTAAAAATGATGGAGGAATATAAGACATTCGTTCCTTCAGTAATAAAATATGGTTTGAAAGCAGCAATGCCTTTTGGTACGCAGTATGGATTCTTTCCTTTGTGTAAGGAAGAAGAGTCGGTGGAGATGTGGAAAAAAAATGCCCGGAAATATGATGTTTTGATTGGATTGAATAATGATGAAACCGCATTTTATCTCAAGACATCAGAAGCTTTAAATAAATATTTCGGAAAAGGATTGGGACTAAAGATTATGGATAAAACTGTTGAAAAGACTACAGAATTTATCTATGGAGCTCCGGCAAGGCAATTTGCTGAAAATCTGGCAGATGCCGGCGGAAATGTTTACCTGTTTAGAATTCATTCAAAACTGAAAGATAATCATATCGGGGCACCGCACTGCATTGATCTTCCTTTAATTTTTGGCAATGAAGCCGCCTGGAAATCTTCTGAATTGCTGAAAAATATTCCCTGGAGCCGCATTCATGAGAACGGGAAAAAACTGAGAGCGCTCTGGGCAGAATTTGCGCGCACCGGAAAAATAGCTGATACCTCAGAAAGACCGGAAATCCTGGAACTCCGAAAGATATAA
- a CDS encoding Crp/Fnr family transcriptional regulator, with protein sequence MIDNSFVVSKFGFLGADFLSELEKHAVVTDIKAKTEIIREGQKNKFVPFLIKGSIKVFTLNDGRELIYYYIKPKDSCLMTFSSILTDYISRVYAIAEEDSRAILIPVSVMHEWLIRFPEINKLFYHEYDRRFSEVMNMVNDAVFHKLDKRVLNHIKQQILSTGNNPIKITHREIASSLGTSREVVSRVLKKIESEGEIVQTKEGIKVPVNENVRTV encoded by the coding sequence ATGATTGATAATTCTTTTGTTGTAAGTAAATTTGGCTTTCTTGGTGCTGATTTTTTATCAGAGCTCGAAAAGCATGCTGTTGTTACTGATATAAAGGCAAAAACTGAAATCATAAGGGAGGGGCAGAAAAATAAGTTTGTTCCTTTTTTAATAAAGGGTTCCATCAAAGTTTTTACTCTTAATGATGGAAGAGAGCTCATCTACTATTATATTAAACCGAAAGATAGTTGTCTCATGACCTTTTCATCTATTCTGACGGATTATATCAGTAGAGTATATGCGATTGCCGAAGAAGATTCCAGAGCGATTCTCATCCCTGTTTCTGTAATGCATGAATGGCTGATCAGATTTCCGGAGATCAACAAACTGTTTTACCATGAATATGATCGCCGGTTTTCCGAGGTGATGAATATGGTGAATGATGCAGTTTTTCACAAGTTGGATAAGAGAGTGCTGAATCATATCAAACAGCAGATTTTGTCCACCGGAAACAACCCGATTAAGATTACTCACCGTGAAATTGCCAGCAGTCTGGGAACTTCCAGAGAAGTAGTAAGCAGGGTTTTGAAAAAAATTGAAAGCGAAGGAGAAATTGTTCAGACTAAAGAAGGAATAAAAGTTCCTGTAAATGAAAATGTTAGGACAGTCTAA
- a CDS encoding GNAT family N-acetyltransferase, translating to MEFKTLANITTDELLSVFNYSFSDYVVPFHLTKEVLISKIAAEKLDMSLSAGAFEDGKLVGFILQSEKVENGEKIIYNGGTGVIPESRGKGLVRKMYDFIIPVLKERNANTLLLEVIQGNQPAIRAYENLGFSVVRRLLCFNGSIQQAKENAEVSIKDLKDFQWELLRSFWDIEPSWQGSVFVLDPMPESYITLGAYDGDQLVGYIVYGAAAKKIYQFAVDKNYRNRGIGTKLFNAIREKNGGQTIALNNVDDSSESTSKFLSEKLGLNNWLSQFEMKRTI from the coding sequence ATGGAATTTAAAACCTTAGCCAATATCACAACAGATGAGCTTTTATCAGTATTCAATTATTCATTTTCAGATTACGTTGTTCCTTTTCATTTAACGAAAGAGGTACTTATTTCAAAAATTGCTGCAGAAAAATTAGATATGAGTTTATCTGCAGGGGCATTTGAAGATGGCAAACTCGTTGGTTTTATTCTTCAGTCTGAAAAAGTTGAAAATGGTGAAAAGATTATTTACAATGGCGGAACGGGAGTTATTCCGGAAAGCAGAGGTAAGGGATTGGTGAGAAAAATGTATGATTTTATTATTCCTGTTTTAAAAGAAAGAAATGCCAATACATTATTGCTGGAGGTTATTCAAGGAAATCAGCCGGCAATCAGAGCTTATGAAAACCTGGGTTTTTCGGTTGTGCGAAGATTACTTTGTTTTAATGGAAGTATTCAGCAGGCAAAAGAAAATGCTGAGGTTTCTATTAAGGATTTGAAAGACTTTCAATGGGAGTTGTTACGCTCTTTCTGGGACATCGAGCCTTCATGGCAGGGATCTGTTTTCGTGCTGGACCCGATGCCGGAAAGCTATATTACCTTGGGAGCTTATGATGGAGATCAGCTCGTTGGATATATTGTTTATGGGGCGGCAGCTAAAAAAATATACCAGTTTGCAGTAGATAAAAATTACAGAAACCGTGGAATTGGCACAAAGCTTTTTAATGCCATCAGAGAAAAAAATGGCGGACAAACCATAGCCTTAAATAATGTGGATGATTCCTCGGAAAGTACCAGCAAATTCCTTAGTGAAAAATTAGGACTTAACAACTGGCTTTCACAGTTTGAAATGAAAAGAACGATTTAG
- a CDS encoding NAD(P)-dependent alcohol dehydrogenase, with protein sequence MSTITVKAYGAESTTADLKEMNIERREVTAKDVEIEILYCGVCHSDLHTARNDWGGSLYPVVPGHEIVGRITKVGSEVSKFKAGDLAAVGCMVDSCGHCDSCKHDLEQYCQNGFTGTYNGKDKHLGGHTFGGYSQKVVVDEHFVLSVPENLDLAAVAPLLCAGITTWSPLRHWNAGPGSKVAVVGLGGLGHMAIKLAKGLGAEVTLFSRTPGKTDDAKQLGADHVVISTDDSQMDAVKGKFDLIIDTVPYEHDINPYMQTLSLNGTLVLVGFVGEFQETQVSTRPMIFQRRSVAGSLIGGIAETQELLDFCGKHNIVSDIELIKMQDINQAYERMLKSDVKYRFVIDMQSL encoded by the coding sequence ATGAGTACAATTACAGTAAAAGCTTATGGAGCAGAGTCTACCACAGCAGATCTGAAAGAAATGAATATTGAAAGAAGAGAAGTCACCGCAAAAGATGTAGAAATTGAAATTCTATACTGCGGGGTATGCCACTCTGATCTTCATACTGCAAGAAACGACTGGGGCGGGTCTTTGTATCCTGTAGTTCCGGGTCATGAAATTGTGGGAAGAATTACAAAAGTAGGAAGCGAGGTTTCAAAATTTAAAGCAGGAGATCTTGCGGCTGTAGGATGCATGGTAGATTCATGTGGACATTGTGACAGCTGCAAACACGATTTGGAACAATATTGCCAGAATGGATTTACAGGGACTTATAACGGAAAAGATAAACATCTAGGCGGCCATACTTTTGGAGGATATTCCCAAAAAGTAGTGGTTGACGAACATTTTGTTTTAAGTGTACCGGAAAATCTGGATCTGGCAGCAGTAGCACCTCTTCTATGCGCCGGAATTACCACGTGGTCACCGTTAAGACACTGGAACGCCGGCCCGGGTTCAAAAGTTGCAGTTGTAGGGTTAGGCGGTTTAGGACACATGGCTATTAAATTAGCAAAAGGATTGGGAGCGGAAGTTACTCTATTCTCAAGAACTCCGGGAAAAACAGATGATGCGAAACAGCTTGGAGCAGATCACGTAGTAATTTCTACCGATGATTCACAGATGGATGCTGTAAAGGGTAAATTTGATCTTATCATTGATACGGTACCTTATGAGCACGACATCAATCCTTATATGCAGACTCTTTCTCTGAACGGAACTCTGGTTCTTGTAGGATTCGTAGGTGAATTCCAGGAAACGCAGGTAAGTACGAGACCGATGATCTTCCAACGCCGTTCTGTTGCAGGATCTTTGATTGGAGGTATTGCAGAAACTCAGGAACTGTTGGATTTCTGTGGAAAACACAATATTGTTTCTGATATTGAACTGATTAAGATGCAGGATATTAACCAGGCCTATGAAAGAATGCTGAAAAGCGATGTAAAATACCGCTTCGTTATTGATATGCAGTCTTTATAA
- a CDS encoding DUF5777 family beta-barrel protein, producing MTKTLLFLSVLSSGLVFAQEDLLKDIDTVKTNTETSQPAFKALQIVTGQSTKLAAKKEWYIVVAHRFGDISAGFKDFFGLDHASTKLGVIYGISDAVSVSLSRETNMKTFEGAVKYRLVRQNENFPVDIVGYNVMAANTELDKDTYPHLKFSDRLAYLTQALISRRFNDKLSLQLTPSFVHKNLYEPTIENKNQFLAGLGGRYKVSKRVSVNAEYFVNFDDHSFYKNPLSLGVDIETGGHVFQLLLTNSQINSDIGYLTNATGAWGKGHIFFGFNLYRVF from the coding sequence ATGACAAAAACTCTCTTATTTTTGTCGGTACTTTCATCAGGTCTTGTCTTTGCACAGGAAGATCTGCTGAAAGATATTGACACGGTTAAAACCAATACAGAAACTTCACAACCCGCTTTCAAGGCCCTGCAGATTGTAACAGGACAATCTACAAAACTGGCAGCCAAAAAAGAATGGTATATTGTGGTTGCCCATAGATTTGGAGATATAAGTGCAGGATTTAAAGACTTTTTCGGTCTGGATCACGCTTCAACCAAATTGGGGGTGATCTACGGTATTTCAGATGCCGTTTCAGTAAGCCTGTCCAGAGAAACAAACATGAAAACGTTTGAAGGTGCTGTAAAATACAGGCTGGTAAGGCAAAATGAAAATTTCCCGGTAGATATCGTGGGATACAATGTAATGGCAGCCAATACTGAACTGGATAAAGATACATATCCACACCTTAAATTCAGTGACAGACTTGCCTATCTTACCCAGGCATTGATTTCAAGAAGATTCAATGATAAACTTTCCTTACAGCTTACCCCTTCTTTTGTTCATAAAAACCTTTACGAACCTACTATTGAAAACAAAAACCAGTTTTTAGCAGGTTTGGGAGGACGCTATAAAGTTTCAAAAAGGGTTTCTGTGAATGCAGAATACTTTGTGAATTTTGACGACCACAGTTTTTATAAAAACCCATTATCACTAGGGGTAGACATAGAGACCGGAGGACACGTGTTCCAGCTTTTACTTACAAACTCCCAGATTAATTCTGATATCGGATATCTTACCAATGCCACCGGAGCATGGGGAAAGGGACATATTTTCTTTGGGTTTAATCTTTATAGAGTTTTTTAA
- a CDS encoding ankyrin repeat domain-containing protein, giving the protein MRNIILVLGLFLGICLSAQEKAKSIFDIARSGTVAEVQELMKQNPDVINQINENGFSPLILACYRGNVSVADFLIDNVKDVNYKSREGTALAGLAIRYNKNLVEHLLKKKADPNIADATGYTPLFWAVKSGNKELIEQLLKYKADKTKKDSMGMTPFEYALQTNNKEIINLLKN; this is encoded by the coding sequence ATGAGAAATATAATCTTAGTGTTAGGACTCTTTCTGGGGATATGCCTATCGGCCCAGGAAAAAGCAAAATCAATCTTTGATATTGCCAGAAGCGGAACCGTTGCTGAAGTACAGGAACTGATGAAACAAAATCCGGATGTGATCAATCAAATCAACGAGAACGGATTTTCACCTCTTATTTTGGCTTGTTACAGGGGAAATGTCAGCGTTGCAGATTTTCTGATTGACAATGTAAAAGATGTCAATTATAAAAGTCGTGAAGGTACTGCATTGGCCGGACTTGCCATCAGATACAATAAAAATCTGGTGGAACATCTGCTTAAGAAAAAAGCAGATCCCAATATTGCAGACGCTACCGGATATACCCCTTTATTCTGGGCTGTAAAATCGGGAAATAAAGAGCTGATAGAACAACTGTTGAAATATAAAGCAGATAAAACCAAGAAAGATTCAATGGGAATGACACCTTTTGAATATGCATTGCAAACCAACAACAAAGAAATAATTAATCTCTTAAAAAATTGA
- a CDS encoding DOMON domain-containing protein — protein sequence MKKTLLALSVLLANFALAQFSSGTVNLPATSMTVKLDTTPTGATITVTGDSNSMLGIGFGTVGMAPGSDGFIYNSSANRDYTFIGMTTPTADAVQDWTETSNTVSGSTRTVVATRSLSGGSGDFAIANAAGTINIFYSRKSGGTSLGYHDVGRGYATLTMTAASLSTNEIAANNKKVDLYPNPAKATVSFKNFDKIKTVDIYEATGRKVKSVKPEGESISVADLQSGSYYVEILLKDGTISYEKLIKE from the coding sequence ATGAAAAAAACTCTACTAGCGCTTAGCGTACTTCTTGCCAATTTTGCATTGGCGCAGTTTTCGTCAGGAACGGTAAACTTACCGGCAACTTCCATGACGGTGAAATTAGATACGACTCCTACCGGAGCAACGATTACAGTAACAGGTGACAGCAACTCTATGTTAGGAATCGGCTTTGGAACTGTGGGAATGGCTCCGGGATCAGACGGGTTTATTTACAACTCATCTGCTAACAGAGATTATACATTTATCGGAATGACAACTCCTACCGCTGATGCAGTTCAGGACTGGACTGAAACTTCCAACACTGTTTCAGGATCTACAAGAACTGTAGTGGCAACTAGAAGTCTTTCAGGAGGATCAGGGGATTTCGCTATCGCTAATGCCGCAGGAACTATTAATATCTTCTATTCCCGGAAAAGCGGAGGTACTTCATTAGGATATCACGATGTAGGAAGAGGATATGCAACATTAACAATGACTGCAGCTTCTTTGTCGACCAATGAAATTGCTGCTAACAACAAAAAGGTAGATCTTTACCCAAATCCTGCTAAAGCAACAGTAAGTTTCAAAAACTTTGATAAAATCAAGACTGTTGATATCTATGAAGCAACGGGAAGAAAGGTAAAATCAGTAAAGCCTGAAGGCGAAAGCATCAGTGTTGCAGATTTACAATCAGGAAGTTATTATGTTGAAATCCTGCTGAAAGATGGAACCATATCTTACGAAAAACTGATTAAAGAATAA